One stretch of Scyliorhinus canicula chromosome 7, sScyCan1.1, whole genome shotgun sequence DNA includes these proteins:
- the serpine3 gene encoding probable serpin E3, which produces MGTLSVPSLLLHLLFIMRRTCALQDSIRQVNTEFARTLYQKLTEGEEYRNIVISPVGVTVALELLQLGAKGNTFTQLANALGYTIHDSQVRHFLRSMYGDLTNSTHTPAVQLACGLFVDSSIQLSPRFSEDTAVWLNGSLQRVNFSNPNETAALINKWVSTKSRGEIKDFMSQPTASPSLTQIAVISTMYFKSTWQNPFSLSETQHLPFTKADGSVIKVPMMYQTSAVNYGQIKTGGNQRFIVVELGYLEHSVSMLIIIPSERKKPISSVEPHITAHTLSTWTNIMRRMKMEVFLPKFKVQNTFNLKTVLTTLGITDLFSPTKADFSGISEQEKLFVSEAIQEAKIEVTEDGTEAAAATAMVLLKRSRALAFKADRPFFFLLRQANTGRIIFMGRVMDPLE; this is translated from the exons ATGGGTACCCTCTCAGTCCCCAGTCTATTGCTGCACTTGCTATTCATCATGAGGAGGACCTGTGCTTTGCAGGACAGCATCAGACAAGTTAACACTGAGTTTGCGCGAACCCTTTACCAAAAATTGACCGAGGGTGAAGAGTATCGCAACATCGTCATATCACCAGTGGGTGTCACTGTTGCACTAGAACTGCTGCAACTGGGAGCCAAAGGAAATACCTTCACACAGTTGGCGAATGCATTAGGATATACGATTCACG ACTCACAGGTACGACATTTCTTGCGCAGTATGTATGGGGACCTGACCAATTCCACCCACACTCCAGCGGTTCAGCTGGCCTGTGGCCTCTTTGTGGACTCTAGCATCCAGCTTTCTCCACGTTTCTCAGAGGACACTGCAGTCTGGCTAAATGGAAGCCTACAACGGGTGAACTTCAGCAATCCAAATGAAACAGCAGCACTGATAAACAAGTGGGTCAGCACCAAGAGTCGAG GTGAAATTAAAGATTTCATGTCACAGCCCACAGCAAGTCCATCGCTTACACAGATTGCTGTGATCAGCACTATGTATTTTAAAAGCACGTGGCAGAATCCTTTTTCACTCTCAGAGACCCAACACCTCCCGTTTACCAAAGCAGATGGTTCGGTCATTAAAGTGCCAATGATGTATCAAACCTCAGCAGTAAACTATG GCCAGATCAAGACTGGAGGCAATCAGAGGTTTATAGTGGTTGAACTCGGCTATCTAGAACATTCAGTGAGCATGCTTATCATCATTCCCAGTGAAAGAAAGAAACCCATTTCCTCCGTAGAGCCTCACATCACAGCTCACACACTTTCAACATGGACCAATATCATGAGAAGAATGAAAATGGAAGTTTTCTTACCCAA ATTTAAAGTGCAAAATACGTTTAACCTTAAGACGGTGCTGACCACTTTGGGAATCACTGACCTCTTCAGTCCCACGAAAGCAGACTTCAGTGGAATTTCTG AGCAGGAAAAACTGTTTGTTTCTGAAGCTATCCAGGAAGCAAAAATAGAAGTGACAGAGGATGGTACTGAGGCTGCAGCTGCTACAG CCATGGTTTTACTGAAAAGGTCTCGGGCCCTTGCATTTAAGGCTGACAGGCCATTTTTCTTTCTACTGCGGCAAGCCAACACAG GAAGAATTATTTTCATGGGCCGAGTGATGGATCCTCTTGAATAA